A genomic region of Bernardetia sp. ABR2-2B contains the following coding sequences:
- a CDS encoding EF-hand domain-containing protein has translation MLTNFQKKKMTHLFHFFDRNGDGFIEPKELDQIVDNLAVSEDENEQAHQKRLQQMFHRFWKQLIDAADENGDGKISLEEFVEVHEVLVADSSSYQRYVYPFIESLFHLIDLDKDKCWDKKEFTHFYKLCKQSEEYAEEAFSKMDANNDGFLSHLEVIFCFREFYLSNDKNAVGNYFFGKMEA, from the coding sequence ATGCTTACTAACTTCCAAAAAAAGAAAATGACTCATTTATTTCATTTCTTTGATAGAAACGGAGATGGCTTTATTGAACCCAAAGAATTAGACCAAATTGTTGATAATTTGGCTGTTTCGGAAGATGAAAACGAACAAGCACATCAAAAGCGTTTGCAACAAATGTTTCATCGGTTTTGGAAGCAACTTATTGATGCAGCCGATGAAAACGGAGATGGTAAAATTAGTTTAGAAGAGTTTGTAGAGGTTCACGAAGTTTTGGTTGCAGATTCGTCTTCTTATCAGCGATATGTCTATCCATTTATTGAAAGTTTGTTTCATTTGATAGATTTGGATAAGGATAAGTGTTGGGATAAGAAAGAATTTACCCACTTTTACAAGCTCTGTAAGCAGTCGGAAGAATATGCAGAAGAAGCATTTTCAAAAATGGATGCAAACAATGATGGTTTTCTTTCTCATTTAGAAGTTATTTTTTGCTTTAGAGAGTTTTATCTTTCTAATGACAAAAATGCAGTGGGAAATTATTTTTTTGGTAAAATGGAAGCATAA
- the coaBC gene encoding bifunctional phosphopantothenoylcysteine decarboxylase/phosphopantothenate--cysteine ligase CoaBC, with protein sequence MTTIPTSSTTSDNSINHLQNKKILLGVCGSISAYKSALLVRLLVKQGCEVQVIMTKSASDFITPLTLATLSKKPVLIDFIKNKEGVWNNHVDLGLWADAFVVAPASENTIAKLASGLCDNLLSATYLSARCPVFVAPAMDLDMYQHPSTLRNLEYLKSYGNILIEATHGELASGLIGQGRLEEPENIVTFLNDFFENYKQEKAVTKEIEPPYLPLKGKKLTLTAGATREAIDPVRYLTNHSSGKMGYAIATEAQKLGAEVTLISSSNLHVPENVNVVKVGSADEMLLGVEETFQETDIFIFAAAVADYRPLEVATQKIKKKEGVENMTIELTKNPDIAATVGAKKQSSQFLVGFALETNNELENAQSKLKKKNLDMIVLNSLQEKGAGFGHDTNKISIIDVKGKIDFELKSKTEVAQDILKTIIEKLDLRKNPVLDEIEEEVKEEIKKPITPKKFEINKKENF encoded by the coding sequence ATGACAACTATTCCAACTTCTTCAACTACTAGCGATAATTCAATCAATCATTTACAAAACAAAAAAATACTTTTGGGTGTCTGTGGAAGTATTTCGGCTTATAAATCGGCTCTTTTGGTGCGCCTTTTAGTCAAGCAAGGCTGCGAAGTACAAGTCATTATGACAAAATCAGCAAGTGATTTTATTACACCTCTTACTCTTGCTACGCTTTCAAAAAAGCCTGTTTTGATTGATTTTATCAAAAATAAAGAAGGAGTTTGGAATAATCATGTTGATTTGGGACTTTGGGCAGATGCTTTTGTTGTTGCTCCTGCTTCTGAAAATACGATTGCAAAACTAGCGAGTGGACTTTGTGATAATTTGCTTTCTGCAACCTATTTATCGGCTCGTTGTCCTGTTTTTGTTGCTCCTGCAATGGATTTGGATATGTATCAGCATCCTTCAACTTTGCGAAATTTGGAGTATCTAAAAAGCTATGGAAATATTTTGATTGAGGCAACTCATGGAGAACTTGCCAGTGGACTTATAGGGCAAGGAAGACTAGAAGAACCTGAAAATATTGTTACTTTTTTGAATGATTTTTTTGAGAATTATAAACAAGAGAAAGCTGTTACGAAAGAAATAGAACCTCCTTATTTGCCATTAAAAGGAAAAAAACTAACACTTACAGCAGGAGCAACTCGTGAAGCTATCGATCCTGTTCGTTATCTGACTAATCATTCTTCTGGAAAAATGGGGTATGCTATTGCAACAGAAGCACAAAAATTAGGGGCAGAGGTTACGCTTATTTCTAGTTCGAATCTACACGTTCCAGAAAATGTAAATGTAGTAAAAGTAGGCTCGGCAGATGAAATGCTTTTGGGTGTAGAGGAGACTTTCCAAGAAACAGATATTTTTATTTTTGCTGCTGCTGTGGCTGATTATCGCCCTTTAGAAGTAGCCACGCAGAAAATAAAGAAAAAAGAAGGAGTAGAAAATATGACAATTGAGCTTACCAAAAATCCAGATATTGCAGCAACAGTTGGTGCAAAAAAACAAAGCAGTCAGTTTTTGGTAGGGTTTGCACTTGAAACGAATAATGAACTAGAAAATGCTCAATCAAAACTCAAAAAGAAAAATCTAGATATGATTGTTCTTAATTCTTTACAAGAAAAAGGGGCAGGTTTTGGACACGATACTAACAAAATTAGTATCATTGATGTGAAAGGTAAAATAGATTTTGAATTAAAATCAAAAACTGAAGTAGCTCAAGATATTCTGAAAACAATTATTGAAAAGCTAGATTTGAGAAAAAATCCTGTTTTAGATGAAATAGAGGAAGAGGTAAAAGAAGAAATCAAAAAGCCTATTACTCCCAAGAAATTTGAAATTAACAAGAAAGAAAATTTTTAA
- a CDS encoding TonB-dependent receptor has product MGNLITSSFKLSLGTLLFLLSFTVFAQNDRHSITGIAESDNNEAVSFAAVGLMNVSDSSLAKASVADADGNFRLVDVRNGEYFIIVTSVGYQKYTSSIISVTENSAKEINLNKFVIQSNNVLDAVEITAQKPMVEVLADKTVFNVEGTIAATGNSGLEVLRKAPGVILDNNNSIIVEGKSGVQVFIDGKRSVLQGEDLTNYLNTLQASDIESIEIITQPSSKYDAAGSAGILNIKLKKNKNFGTNGTVGLGYSVWDNQRYNGSLSLNNRTKKTNTFLTYSNRFGETGRFINLYRTQNDLIFDNRSTTLMDQTSHNVKLGTDIFASKKSTFGVLLNGNFSDMDINTTSRTPISSQATNEVLQVLKAESMNQRDFYNVLGNLNYRYEDTTGHTFNVDLDYGQYKNDGQTYQPNLYFGANGENLIFSVIYEMVLPVKIDIATFKMDYEQNFLKGKLGVGIKSSMVNTDNTFDFYDVEEGNRNFNEDKSNNFVYEEIVNAAYFNYNRRWKKMNLQFGLRAEQTLSDGKLTSTQEENNERVKRNYLNLFPSGGLTYKANKDNSFGLTYSRRIERPNYQNLNPFEQQIDELTLRKGNAFLQPQYTDNIKFSHTYKYTLNTSISYSYVNDFFAQVTTAQDERRSVIQEQNIATQETWSFNVSYPFEVSKWWNAFINLNAFHSSYEGNTEEFVSISQSTLNVYGQNTFSLPKGYKFEVSGWYNSPSVWGGTYQTKSLGAMDVAIQKSFLEDKLSFRMSMSDIFFSSPWRGDTQFGDVLIQGNGGWESRQIRVNLSYKFGNKQVKSARRRKTGAEDESNRVGG; this is encoded by the coding sequence ATGGGAAATTTAATTACTTCTTCTTTCAAATTATCATTAGGAACTCTTCTTTTTTTACTCTCTTTTACTGTTTTTGCCCAAAATGATAGACACTCTATTACAGGAATTGCCGAATCTGACAATAATGAAGCTGTTTCTTTTGCTGCTGTCGGACTAATGAACGTTTCGGATTCTTCACTTGCTAAGGCTTCAGTTGCTGATGCTGATGGAAATTTTAGACTGGTAGATGTCAGAAATGGAGAGTATTTTATTATCGTAACGAGTGTAGGCTATCAAAAATATACTTCTTCTATTATTTCAGTTACTGAAAATTCTGCTAAAGAAATTAATCTAAATAAATTTGTTATTCAAAGTAATAACGTGCTAGATGCTGTTGAAATTACTGCTCAAAAACCAATGGTAGAAGTGTTGGCTGATAAAACTGTTTTTAATGTAGAGGGAACAATCGCAGCAACTGGAAACTCTGGTTTAGAGGTTTTGAGAAAAGCACCAGGGGTAATTTTGGATAATAATAATTCCATCATTGTAGAAGGAAAAAGTGGTGTACAGGTTTTTATTGATGGTAAGCGTTCGGTATTACAAGGAGAAGATTTGACAAACTATTTGAATACGTTACAGGCTTCCGATATTGAAAGTATAGAAATTATTACCCAACCTTCTTCAAAATACGATGCAGCAGGAAGCGCAGGTATTTTGAATATCAAACTCAAAAAGAATAAGAATTTTGGAACAAATGGAACAGTAGGTTTGGGTTATTCTGTTTGGGATAATCAGCGTTATAACGGCTCACTTTCTTTGAACAATCGCACCAAAAAGACAAATACATTTTTGACATACAGTAATCGCTTCGGAGAAACAGGTCGTTTCATTAATCTTTACAGAACACAGAATGATTTGATTTTTGATAATCGCTCTACCACACTAATGGATCAGACAAGTCATAATGTGAAATTGGGTACAGATATTTTTGCTAGTAAAAAGAGTACGTTTGGAGTTTTGCTCAATGGAAATTTTAGTGATATGGATATTAATACAACTTCAAGAACTCCAATCAGTAGTCAAGCTACAAATGAAGTTTTACAAGTTTTGAAAGCTGAAAGTATGAATCAAAGAGATTTTTATAATGTACTTGGAAACTTAAATTATCGCTACGAAGATACTACTGGACATACTTTTAATGTAGATTTGGATTATGGACAATATAAAAACGACGGACAAACGTATCAACCCAATTTATACTTTGGAGCAAATGGAGAGAACTTAATTTTTAGTGTGATTTATGAAATGGTTTTGCCTGTCAAGATTGATATTGCAACCTTTAAGATGGATTATGAACAGAATTTTTTGAAAGGAAAGCTAGGCGTAGGAATAAAATCCTCAATGGTAAATACAGATAATACGTTTGATTTTTATGATGTAGAAGAAGGAAATAGAAATTTCAATGAAGACAAGAGTAATAATTTTGTCTATGAAGAAATTGTAAATGCAGCCTATTTTAATTATAACAGAAGGTGGAAAAAAATGAACCTTCAATTTGGCTTACGTGCAGAACAAACCCTTTCTGATGGAAAACTTACCAGTACGCAAGAAGAAAATAATGAGAGAGTAAAACGAAATTATCTCAATCTTTTCCCAAGTGGTGGACTTACTTACAAAGCCAATAAAGACAACTCTTTTGGTCTGACATATAGCCGAAGAATAGAGCGTCCAAATTATCAAAACCTAAATCCGTTTGAGCAGCAAATTGATGAACTGACGTTGAGAAAAGGAAATGCTTTTTTACAGCCTCAATACACAGATAATATTAAGTTTTCGCACACTTACAAATACACCCTCAATACTTCGATAAGTTATAGTTATGTCAATGATTTTTTTGCACAAGTAACGACAGCACAAGATGAGCGCAGAAGTGTAATTCAAGAACAAAATATTGCTACACAAGAAACGTGGAGCTTTAATGTTAGTTATCCATTTGAGGTTAGTAAGTGGTGGAATGCTTTTATTAATTTGAATGCTTTTCATAGTTCTTACGAAGGAAACACAGAAGAATTTGTTTCTATTTCACAGAGTACGCTCAATGTCTATGGGCAAAATACATTTAGCTTACCAAAAGGCTATAAATTTGAGGTTTCTGGTTGGTATAATTCACCTTCTGTTTGGGGAGGAACATATCAAACTAAAAGTCTTGGAGCAATGGATGTGGCTATTCAGAAGTCATTTTTGGAAGACAAACTTTCTTTCAGAATGTCTATGAGTGACATATTTTTTAGTTCGCCTTGGCGTGGAGATACGCAGTTTGGAGATGTCTTGATTCAAGGAAATGGAGGCTGGGAAAGCCGTCAGATAAGAGTAAACCTAAGCTATAAGTTTGGAAATAAGCAAGTAAAATCTGCTCGTAGAAGAAAAACAGGGGCAGAAGATGAGAGTAATCGTGTGGGAGGATAA